DNA sequence from the Candidatus Latescibacter sp. genome:
GGTTACCCGCATTCATGGTGGTGTTCACAACTGTATCAACCTTCTGTCCCGCCGCATTGAAAATATCGACCGTCACTTTTCCGGCTTTTGCCAGAGTAAAGCTGATCGACGTGGCGGGGTTGAAGGGGTTCGGGCTGTTCTGAGCCACC
Encoded proteins:
- a CDS encoding T9SS type A sorting domain-containing protein, with the translated sequence VAQNSPNPFNPATSISFTLAKAGKVTVDIFNAAGQKVDTVVNTTMNAGNHSATWNASRFSAGVYFYTVTSGDFSRTMKMTLLK